The Neoarius graeffei isolate fNeoGra1 chromosome 7, fNeoGra1.pri, whole genome shotgun sequence genome includes a region encoding these proteins:
- the LOC132889555 gene encoding zinc finger protein ZFP2-like — translation MSSAADSSCSWTHAPDPAVSQHCEDERIDTDVGNSSSMEHVSFVDEQNAGFKMRPLKEEPEDEDYLCGGTSSSVGHSIQNTEFLKNPIKVEDLENKLEEEDSHCEGTSSSVGHMVQNANFLKNPIKEEDLEDEEYLYCEYCKVFFVNKCEVHGPALFIPDTPVPLGVADRARQTLPPGLEIRESSIPHAGLGVFNEGETVPVGAHFGPYQGDLVDGEEAKNSGYSWVIFKNRLHEEYIDAKREVHANWMRYVNCARIDKEQNLVAFQYRGGILYRCCRPINPGQELLVWYDEEYAKDLSVVFDYLWNKKRSPNEINDSLLHVSSCSLCPLSYMSEKSIHRHMRRCHPEQHVKPTEPIMHDRTPTVSFSVEQVSSGTLLTSSSQQQMQKELHNCLDCGKSFLQSGLRQDQCVHKRQKSYHCSQCGKSFHLETAFKRHQRIHTGKKPYQCSQCGKSFTYRSTFKLHQRVHTGEKPYHCSQCGKGFARKSQVKLHYRIHTGEKPYHCSQCGRSFSQQSSLRTHQLVHTGEKPYHCSQCGKSFTRKTHFRQHYRIHTGEKPYHCSQCGRSFTEKGYLQMHQRIHTGEKPYHCSQCGKSFTHRSTFKLHQRVHTGEKPYHCSQCGKSFSQQSSLRTHQLVHTGEKPYHCSQCEKSFTRKTQVKLHYRIHTGEKLYHCSQCGRSFTEKRNLRTHERIHTGEKPYQCSHCGKSFYQQRYLQMHQRVHTGEKPYLCLDCGRKFTYHHSFKRHQRTHTGEKRYHCSQCGKSFTDESNLKTHQCTHTEKKLYQCQHWRRFDSSK, via the coding sequence ATGAGCTCTGCAGCAGATAGTTCATGCTCTTGGACACATGCTCCTGATCCTGCTGTCTCACAGCATTGTGAGGATGAGCGCATAGATACTGATGTGGGAAACTCGAGCTCCATGGAGCATGTCTCCTTTGTGGATGAGCAGAATGCAGGATTCAAGATGAGGCCTCTAAAAGAAGAGCCTGAAGATGAAGATTATCTCTGTGGAGGAACATCGAGCTCTGTTGGACACTCCATCCAGAACACTGAATTTCTGAAGAATCCTATAAAGGTGGAAGATTTGGAAAATAAACTTGAAGAGGAAGATTCTCACTGTGAAGGAACATCGAGCTCTGTTGGACACATGGTCCAGAATGCCAACTTTCTGAAGAATCCTATAAAAGAGGAAGACTTGGAAGATGAAGAATACTTGTACTGTGAGTATTGCAAAGTCTTCTTTGTAAACAAATGTGAAGTTCATGGTCCGGCTCTCTTCATCCCTGATACTCCTGTTCCCCTGGGCGTCGCTGACAGAGCCAGACAAACACTCCCACCTGGACTAGAGATACGGGAGTCCAGTATTCCTCACGCGGGTCTGGGAGTGTTTAATGAAGGGGAGACTGTTCCAGTTGGTGCACATTTTGGACCCTACCAGGGAGATCTGGTAGATGGAGAGGAAGCTAAGAACAGTGGGTATTCCTGGGTGATATTTAAGAACAGACTGCATGAGGAATACATAGATGCTAAGAGAGAGGTGCATGCTAACTGGATGAGATATGTGAATTGTGCTCGTATTGATAAGGAGCAGAACTTGGTAGCTTTTCAGTATCGAGGGGGGATTCTATATCGTTGCTGTCGACCCATTAATCCAGGACAGGAGCTGTTGGTGTGGTATGATGAGGAGTATGCCAAAGACCTTAGTGTTGTCTTTGACTACCTCTGGAACAAAAAGCGTTCTCCAAATGAAATCAATGACAGCCTGTTGCATGTCTCTTCGTGCTCCTTGTGCCCACTTTCCTATATGTCAGAGAAGTCCATCCACAGACACATGAGAAGATGCCACCCTGAACAGCATGTGAAACCGACTGAACCAATTATGCATGATCGGACACCCACAGTAAGCTTCAGTGTTGAACAAGTATCCTCTGGTACTCTCCTCACAAGCAGCTCTCAACAACAAATGCAGAAGGAACTGCACAACTGCTTagattgtggaaagagttttctTCAGAGTGGTCTACGACAAGACCAGTGTGTTCACAAAAGACAGAagtcgtatcactgctcacagtgtgggaagagttttcatCTTGAAACCGCTTtcaaacgacaccagcgcattcacacaggaaagAAACCGTATCAGTGTtcgcagtgtggaaagagttttacttatcGAAGTACCTTCAAACTACACCAAcgcgttcacacaggagagaagccgtatcactgctcacagtgtggaaagggtTTTGCTCGTAAGAGTCAAGTAAAACTACACtatcgcattcacacaggagagaagccatatcactgctcacagtgtgggaggaGTTTTTCTCAACAGAGTTCTCTCCGAACACACCAGctcgttcacacaggagagaaaccgtatcactgttcacaatgtggaaagagttttactcgtaagACTCACTTCAGACAACACtatcgcattcacacaggagagaagccgtatcactgctcacagtgtgggaggaGTTTTACTGAAAAGGGTTATCTCCAAATgcatcagcgcattcacacaggagagaagccgtatcactgttcacaatgtggaaagagttttactcatcgaaGTACCTTCAAACTACACCAAcgcgttcacacaggagagaagccgtatcactgctcacagtgtggaaagagtttttctCAACAGAGTTCCCTCCGAACACACCAGctcgttcacacaggagagaaaccgtatcactgttcacaatgtgaaaagagttttactcgtaagACTCAAGTCAAACTACACtatcgcattcacacaggagagaagctgtatcactgctcacagtgtgggaggaGTTTTACCGAAAAGCGTAATCTCCGAACACAcgaacgcattcacacaggagagaagccgtatcagtgctcccattgtggaaagagtttttaTCAACAGCGTTACCTCCAAATGCACCAGCgggttcacacaggagagaaaccgtatctctgcttggactgtgggaggaagttTACTTACCATCACAGTTTCAAACGACACCAGCGcacccacacaggagagaagcggtatcactgctcacagtgtgggaagagttttactgacgaGTCTAATCTCAAAACACACCAGTGCACTCACACAGAAAAGAAACTGTATCAGTGCCAACACTGGAGAAGATTTGACTCATCCAAGTGA